CCATCTTCTATTTGCTTTCCTATTGCACCGGAATCCTATTGGCACAAGAAGTTGTTTTGTAAAGGAAGGTGCTAAATGATTAAGCAATATAATGCTATAGTTATACCATAAGCTACGATTACCTTTAGAGTTTTCATTGTGATCAACTCTGACGAGTCAATCTTCCCAGCATTTATCAGATTTGCAATCTTTCCCAACCCAACTGGCTGCATGGAGCACATAAACAAGGAATAATTAATCAGAAGAGAACCACTAACATTACTCCAAGGCTTTAAAGCCATCGTGGTTTTAGTAACTAAACAAATATTCACATATCTTTActcaatgataaaataattagtgaCGTATTTACCATATATCATCCAAAAAAGGAGGAATTTTAGTAAGAAAAAGATGTGCCGCCTCCTGTCATGATAATTGATGGCACCTGTATGGTGCAAACAACACATTTAAGTAGAAGTTGTACTAATATCTATACAACCTTTACTCTTAGAAAGATTCTTCAAGCTAGCAAGTGAAGCAGTGATCAATCACAGGACTATCACAGCCTTCTCTTCTCAATATAGAATGTTAGACCACTATGAAAAATCTCAGAAAACCccagaaaagaaaatattggaCAGTCGCTACTTTCTGGTGCTGGCTTGTTTTGCTCTCAATTTCTAACTGCAGTTGTCATTGCCCTAACATATTGGTATGGGGGAAGACTAATGGACAAAACTTACTCCGTTCATAGCAACTGTTTCAAGTTTTCTTCCTTTTGATGAGTACGGGGAGCTTTCTCTTCTCAATATAGAATGTTAGACCACTTTGAAGAATCTCAGGAAGCCCCAGAAAAGAAAACATTGGACAGTCGCTACTTTCTGGTGCTGGCTTGTTTTGCTCTCAATTTCTAACTGCAGTTGCCATTGCCCTAACATATTGGTATGGGGGAAGACTAGGACAAAACTTCCTCCGTTCATAGCAACTGTTTCAAGTTTTCTTCCTTTTGATGAGTATGGGGAAAAATATAGTCGATTCTGAAAGTATGACTTCTGACTTTGCGACAGGTAGCAGTGCAATTGCATCTGTATATGCTATTTTCGTTCAAAGACTGAGATTGAACTTGAGAATCCTGAAGGGCTTTAAGTCACAAAGGTATAAAGAGGAAAGATAGAGCAGAAGAATGTCTTCTTTTATCATCCTTCTAAGCCTGATCGATCAATCTTCCCAGGAACGAATCTGGAAAAACAGTACTACTTGTTGGGCAAAGTGGTTCTGGAAAACCCACCATTATTTGCTTGATAGACAATTTATATGATCCAATAAAGGGACAAGTTCTGATTGATGACAGACACATCGAAAATTACAACTTGAAGAGCTTCAGATCACAGATGGCTTTAGTGAGTCAAGACCTACCCTTTTTACTGGATCACTACACAACAATAACATTTCTAGGAAAGAAGAAGCTACAGAGTCTGAAATCAAGAAAGTTGAAATTCGTGCTAACAGAAAGTACTACATAGGTAACAAAAAGTACTACATAGCTAAAAAGTATAACAGACACAATAACTTAATAACCAAATGGCTAATTCAGTACAATCTTCACACAAAACACAAACAAACGACCAAATTTTCCAAACTGCCACTCCCATTTTACATGTCTAACTTTCTTTTCATTCTATACGTTAACAAAAAGtagaaccctagttatggaaCAATTATTCCTTTACTCTATCAACAAGCAAACTAGAAACTAATTTGTAAAATGACATATTTACTCAATGAATGCTCTACCTTCTAtcataatcattttaaaaagttattttatgtaACTCTTCAAGAGAACATTCAAACcattcaaaatttgaactttgaCGTGATCCCAGCTATAAACACGAAAACAATCAACTGCTGAAATCAAACCAAAAACAGAAATCCCAATCCACCCAAGAGTAAAAATACCTGAAATGTGAGACTGAACGGGTTCTTAAATCCACGTTTAGGCACACGGCGACGTAGTGGGGTCTGTCCACCTTCAAACCCGAACTTATATGTCCCTCTAGCTTTCTGACCCTTATGTCCACGACCCGCCGTCTTTCCTTTACCAGACCCAATACCTCTTCCCTTCCGCGTCTTCTGCTTCCTAGCACCTTTGTTATCTTGCAAATCATTTAGGCTCAGAAGACTGTAAGCTCTGCGAAACTGACACCCCAATGATCCAAAGCTGGAGATGGGGCGTTGAGAGAATTGCAAAAATGGAAACTTTTGTGAAGATGTGAATATGGATTGAGAAATCTTGATGGGTTCGCCATAGATTGGAACATTTTGGAGTGAAGACGATGATAGTAGTGAAGTGATTCTTCTTCTCAACATTTCTTCTAGGGTTTATAGTTGAGCAATGTGACTACACTGCTATAAGTTTTGTGTGAAGTTGCCAGGTCGCGTATTGTTAATTTGATACTAGTTCTTTTTATTACATTTTAGTCCATATAGTTTAAATAAAAGTTATGTTGGTTACACTTTTAGCTTGTAAGTTTCGTTTTAACTATTAGATTTGGTCCCTTCACTACCTATGGGCTATAGgtatacatattattttgggCAACtctcacatatagcaaatataaaattcttaattttatgAGATGGCAAACTTTTCAAAATTGCATTCTGTAgcaaaattataatttgttacGGATGAATCGTTGTTTGGTGAAttgtataattagtatatttataGAGTGCAGAAGAAGTTGTTTAAAgtaaagagaaaagagaaaacagAATATTTGTTTGTAAACTACTGATGAATCGTTATTTggtaaattatataattagtatatttataCAGTGCAGAAGAAAGTGTATAAAGTAaagagaaaatatttgtttgtatatttatatagtgaAGATTCGTCCTTAGTTTGGATGCATAATTctgtatatatacattatacaaacatatttcaatttatgtatGTGTATAAGTTTGTGCAATGCAATATATCTAAATGAACATTATACAAAAATATCCTTATACACTGCAAAAActtatacaaatcaattgtataatttgtgtatgtataaaacgagaaagagagcaAGACAATAGAAAATTGGGCAGGGAaatatttgcattatataattacaagtgtataggacgaatatatatgtatttgtatgtgtatatacaattttctcttactttatacaattttcgctctattgtataaagcgagagaaggAGAGTAGCGAGAGAGAATATGAGGGAGAAAGGcaactgacaaacagtttgctatggaacacaaataaatcaaacggtatctactatatttattttacattattaatttgtcattttacACAATTATCCCTATTATTTGacttgaaattgaaaataagaaGAGGAAAGTTGTCAAAAACATTCCTTTAATTTTAACTCTTAGCTGGATTTCTTCTCATATTTTTAAGGGTAGTTTGAGATACTaagggtcgtttggtacaaataaataaagtaggAATTAATAATGTATGAATTAGTAAGAAATTAATAACTtatggattagtaatgcagaAATTAGTTACATAGAGATTAGTAATGCAGGAATTGATAGTGCATGGTTCattttttatcacatatttgatttattgctTGTCAGCTCAACTTGTGTTTGAAGTAAAACTCGACAAAAAGATTAACCTTGAATTATTATGAGATTTTCTATTTCATGTAATTGAATCAAGATAGATAATTATCAGaccatattatttttttatggcCTTGTAACTAGCTAGGAGAAGAACAAGTTTGTTGTCATGTTTGCTATTCTAACTTGAATTATTTGggtaaataattgtcatcttagTAGAATTACTCACTTATAAAAcgtcaattttcaattttaaaaaagataaatcatcTCGTTTTAAAATCGAAAATAcgataataatagtaaaatcaaataaatcatctatatttatacataaaaattacaagttgtaattttaatatgtataatatttgataaatcatataaaataaaagtacttagaaaccacgtgtatatcaacaataacatatttaattaagATCACAAACATTGTGTGgtgatatatttatcttttcaattagtaaatgttaaacaactcacatttcaaatattgtatttatttgtatttcatttAGGCGAAATGGTCTAGTGAACCCTTGCATTTGTATCTGGACCCTTCTACTTATCATTTTGTCAATCTGGACCCCTGAACCCATCcaaacacaatattttaaacaCAATTTTTATGTGGTATGATGCGTGTTGCACAAACACGTACACAttggcaaaaaaataaaaatataatctcatgaatattaatatgaaaagaaaattaaaacttaaaagataaataaatgaaaagaacaaaaaacacTCAAATCGCTGCCCCACCCCAACCAAATTTCTTATATCCATTCcacttctttccttctttttttggaTTCACCCACCATTTTCcttgttcttcttcttaacACCCCACCCCACATATTGTCCCACCCCTAAATATTTTCTCTAAGTTTATTCTTTTTGCTACAAATCAATTTTCCTCATAGTTCTTTTCGTtttgtcatatttattttttcaaaacctCGATTTTGTGTGTATTTTTGTGGGTATAAGgcattgaaaaatgaaaaactcCATTGATAAGCTTGATGAAGCTTCAAGAATAACAAATTAGTTTTGTGAATTTATGACTACATCGAGCCGTCATAGTGAAGACCAACAAAGATACAATACAATCAACACAAAAAAGAGATAAGTAAACcgaaggaaaaaataaaagagaaaaaatttgaagagaaaaagaattaaaaaagacAAGAGAAAAGCTCAAATTTGTCCAACAATGGTGTTGagtgaaaataaagaagaaaagatgGTCTTTAAAGGTAAAAATCAAACTTTTTAAGGTGTCTCACGCTCTAATTTTGTGTGTATCACACGCTACATGTGAAGTCTTTCCACATAGGATGTCACATCATAATTGTGTTTAAAATGATATGTTTGGATGAGTTCAGGGGTCTAGATGACAAAAGGGTGAgtaaaagggtcaaaaatacaaATGGATACAAATACCATTTcgcttttcatttatttagcaACAAACAGCTctctcaaaataataaaatttacaagcttatttatttaaatatatttactaGTACAAagataaaacataaaatcaagaaaataaacaaaatgattTGAGAGATATTTTTGTCCTTACATAGATTAATTCCATGGTATTAAATCgtatgtattactaataccatcTAATGGAAGGTATTAGTAATGCATCCTACAATACCATGGAGGATGTATACTAATCCATGAATAAGTCCAAAATTCCTACAAACATAGTActaaataatatatgaattatttctCCTAATACTTCCTACCGATCGACCcctaaataataaattacagCACTACAATGTATAATGCAACTGCAAAGTATTTGCTTGTAGAGATACCTCCACAGAATAGCTAATTTCCATCTCTCAATGGACCTTCTAGCTACACTTGACATGGAGCAAATTCCTTCACTGACCACATTCttgtttttttcaataaaagcaCAAAGCTCACTAGCAAGTGGTGGTGGTATCTCTTTGATCTCGGGGAATTTATGAATGTCTTGAAACTTATATAGGATGTTGAGCAACCTACAATCTTCTGGAGCAGTTGTTTGAAGAACTTCCAATGTGGTTCTGCATTTCGTAATAAGCCATCTCATTGCAACAACTTCACTCTCTGTTGAAAGTCTGTTCCCTGAATAAACAAGGTGTACAACAGATTTGCGACTGGTTTTAGGGACTGCCCAGAATCGCAATGTTGATAGTAGTGCAAAGGATGGCTTCCCATCTGGATGAATGTATAGTGACTCATTATCCCATGAGCAGAGAGAATACATATCTGGTTCTAAAGGTATAAAGGCCTTGTCATTTGGGTTCTCAGTCAGAAGAAATCCATAGTGTTGTAGAAGCTCCAGATTGGTGTAGGTTCCGTAGCTTAGAAGAACCTGCAGTGATCAATCAAGCTAGTGGGATGAGTGCAACTCCTTCAAACTAGAAAATAATTCAAACTGTCGTGATAATGACACTTGACATTTGATGCAATGCAAGCGCTGTTCATTTTTGTAGTTCTTAATATCCTGATATCAAGTAATGGAGCATCCACCTCACAATTTATTAATGGAAAGGAACCACTTCTATTAATTTACTGAATGCCACACGTAAAGAAAAGAAGTATTAAAAGGAAGGAAGCATTTCAGAATCACCTGGTCTCCTTTCCGGTAGTTTCTTCTAGCATAGAAATGGTATGAAGAAACGTCTTTCTCATATCCAGCGTCTATTAGCCTAGTGGTAGAATCCAATTCAGTTTCTGATTTAAGTGTACTGTTTTCTTGCATAAAATAAGGCTTTCCAGCACCTTGATCTTCATAAATAGATGTTTCCTCTTCAGGTGCTGCATAATTGAAGAAATCTCCCACAGGGCATAAACATCCAGCTTCATCCCAAGGTATATGCATGGTCCGCGAGGATATCTTCAGTAAGAAACTTTTTTCATGTTAAACCATGAATATGACAAGAAATAGTCTAATTGATAGACAGTGGTGCTCAAGTACATTGTGAATGAAGACAGACAGTGTTAGATAGATCACGAATCAAACACCGCATTTGAATCTTGCAATGATTAGGGATATCTAATCAGACCACTGGAGTAAGAAATGACATCGCACTATTCCAGATTAGCACTTGAGTTCACTCCATACTTACAGAACCAGAGGCCCAGAGCCATGCCTTAAGAGCGAGAAATTGTGGCTTGAGCTTCAGTTCATGCATAAGCTGAGTCACTTCATTCCACTCCTGTTCAGCCTTCCTAGAAGCCTTTTGTGCAGCCCATATGGCATCATCAATCTAAAAGCAGTGGAGATATATAAGATGAAGTCTTTTATGGTGAATTTCAGTCAATTATGATGCTTTATGATAGACATTAGCAATGCAGTGAACAGAAGAAGTGTTTTCAAACTATGAAATACATTTTAACTTGTAGAGATTGCTACAAACTTGCAATGCTTGTATCTCGAATTTGCCAAAATCCGCAAGTGTTTCATAGCTGCGGGGAAACTGTTTTAGATAGGGCCACCACCTAGAACTCTTACCCTTGTTCGCTTCATTTAACAATCCAACAGCCAATATCTGCAGTAAAAATAAGATCAAATAACATAAACATGAAATTGAATGAAACCATCATTACATACCAAACAAATCACATAGGGTAGAACAAGTGTGTAACACTCTGATATTGGAGATTTGATTCACTTTGCACAACCAACGGCGTTAAACTATAAACACTTGAAGAAACTGCAGATTCATCACAAAAATCCAGCCTTTCGGTTCAAGTACAACAATCAGATTGAGTTAAATTCATATTACTAGGTGATCATATAAAACTCCAAAAACATAAAGTTCCTAACTCAAAGTTCTAATTCTTATACTCCAAAGAATAACCTGTGTGGAGGAAAGAGAAGGGTGATTCTTGACAGCAATGGAGAATGCCACATCGTTCATCATAAGATTTTGACTAGTCATTAACGCTCCCTTTGGAACTCTAAGAATCAATTCCCCTTTCTTAATATCACGAACAGCTGCTAAACCTCTCCTTCATCAATTCAAAAAATCATTCATTCCACATCAGATTCATAtcagaaaatcaaaaaataaaaagaaaagaattgtgATTAATACATACCCTCCGGCTTTAGGGAAATTAGAGACACAAAGGGTGTTTCCCAAACATGAATCTGATTGGGTTGAACAAGTTGAAGGAGAATCTGATATTCCCAGCTCCGCTGCCCATTTCAGAAAGCTCTTCAGGTTCAATTCTTCAGCTTCTTCCATGGCGGCTTTCCGGTGGAACTGGGTTTTTTTCCCGTTTCTTTTGTTAGAGCAAATTCTGATGGCCCAATTGGATTACTGTTTCATTTACTGGGCCAATTCAGCTTAAGTGAGCCCAAGTCCAAAAGCTAATGGCCCAAATATGATTTGGCAAGTTACATATTTAGCCaatcaaaaataattacaatCTTTAAACATATAgcaaatacaaaaatcatatttatatgttatttgcAATATtgcactccatagcaaacataaatatgtatatttcgctatacatatacaaaagaaagcagttgtatataaattgtttcattttcaatatacatctacaaaaaaatcaattctataatttgtgtttgtataaaacgagaaagagagaaaggcaaaaaaaaaatggacatgaatatatttgtattgtataattatgagtatataggacgaaaatatatgtatttgcatgtgtatatacaattttctcttactttatataaacaaaaacacaatttatacatttcttttgtgtttgtataagcgagagaaAGCAACGCGTGGGTGGCGAGTGAAATCTGATAGAGTGGCGAGTGAGATATGggagaggggaacgaaaatatatgtatatatataatttttctcgctttatacaaatacaaacacattttatacatttgcgtTTGTATAAAAAGTTAGAGAGTGGAGGGAGAAAACGACAGTGACGAGCGAGATTCACTAGGAGAGAGGCGAAATAGCAACAGTTTGCTATAGtgtacaattaaattaaatcatgattataacattcaatttgaattaatagtttactattatatatacaatttatcctataaattatacattattttatatcaaaatgtatattttaacatatatcatataaaatatatacttattGACTATTATTTGATGGACATGTGAGTGAAGAAAGAGCTCGTAGCCACGCTCGTAGCCACGCTGGTGGACTTGTATTAATGATAACCTTGAGATCGATGAAAATTGTGCTCCAGTTGATGGTGAAGGAAAGAGGGAAGTGACTCGTTCCTTCCTTGCAAAGGAGTTAAAATAGGCTATGACACCGTTGATTaatatctttctttttattttcttttatatatctattatttatgtcaatttctcaatataaatttatgtttttacttaagttttagcctaatttagaaaaaaacaaCGTAAAATAATTTCGAGGAAAAATATTGATGGATCATCTCCattaaattcttatattattatttttttttttttttgtatgattgcgtattaattaatcaacaaacTTTTGCAACACAATCAATTTAGAGTAAATGTGGTAGCTAGGGTATAACAAGAACTCAAAATCTTAACTATTGCCTCTATACATTTCATTTTCATTGTACTATTTGAAGAAATTTTTAGTGAGACATTATAGAAACGTGCACGTAAATAACatataacaaattaaagatgCATCCAATAAAAGACTTGGTATAGAATAACatataacaaattaaagatgCATCCAAGAAAAAAACTATGCAAGCAcaatttttaaatgtgaaacaaCTCAGAAGATAGAAAAGATAGCTAACTAGTAATTAAATCTCCCTCAAGTTTGATTTCGTAATACTTGTTTCCTTgtgatttataattaaatatttacctCTCTTGtgttagttattttattataattctcTTGACATAATTATggttaacataaaaaaattgcaatttaacTAAGTTAGCCTTCATTGTATACGGAGTACTTATTCTTTAATCTATTTTACAACatccttttgttattttttatttttttcatttataacaTCGTTTTATTCAATTCATCAGATGTTTTCCTTTGATTTCAAATGACATTTCTCTAACTAGATGTTATTTGACCAGTTTTCAAGTTGATGATTTGCTACTTAGGAaattacttcatttttcattttcatattatattaatgaTCCAAAAATAGTTCTGCTCCATTAGCCATaaatatattactaaaaaaattgatactGCTATTGCACCGTTGAATTTAATGGCCCTAACTGTATTAGTATCTCTGCCAAACAAATTCTAAAACGAAATTATCACTATTTTCTGCATATTTTATTTGGCAAGAaccaaatcatttaaatttaattgagattctttgcttatgaaattttaattttttttaaaattaaaaattatatatttataaattgtgTAAAAAAGtattactaataataataattgacgatctaaaatatatataaaaaattaataaataataataaatttatttaaatttcaaaatttaaaatatcacataaatataGAGACGtagcaaatattatttttttctttaaaaaagtgGAGGAAGTACAAACAGCTACGTGTCAAATGTTGAGCCCGCAGTTAGGCTCAACTCAACTTGTTGTGGATAGCACACGCATACGTAGGTGGGCTTTTCTGGCCCATGCATAAATTTCCATTTTCCAATATCAAGTTTTTACGTGGTCCgctcttatttaattttgacttcattgattattctaaaaaaatatttcatcaccAAGCAGacctttctaaaaaaaaaattaagatgtCTTAAAATATAACTTTGGTCACTCAATTAGTcttatgttataaatttgtgtCATTGAGGTTATGCCTTAGTTATAATTTGTATCACTATACATAAGTATTTCGTCATAGTTTAGTaccttattaaatttaatttcttttgtctTCGAACACATAGCTTATATCGTTCCACTTATGTTTGGAAAATAATTCGTGCCATAAAATTTATactcaaacatatatatgtttaaatttgTATCCTAAATtttctcacaattttttttaaagaaatatttcaataaaCTTCGTTTTCGttttaagtcaaaataaattaataaaaaaaatatttacgcTCTCAAATGTAAAATCAAAGATCAACAATTTTacgattaaaaaattaaacacccCGAACTAGAGACATTTTGCGCAAATGACAAATTAAGACAATTAGGTTCGTACCTTCTGGTGTATGACCCACCAGGGTGGGACCCACAGTCCACTTGATTAGGAGTAGGCACTTTCTAGTCCGTGGGCCCGCTGGGACTCATAGTTGGGTTAAAAGGCAAGAATTTTTATCCAATTAAAAACTGCCACATGTACATCGTAACCCAGCTGCCCACTTTTATTTTGATAACGTTATCTTCCACTGATTGGGCTGTGATTTACACGTGTCCTCTTTATACACCATCTTCTTACCCCATTACTAAAGTTGGTATAATACTTATAAATGGACTCAATAATGCTCATATTTTTTACAATAGCATTAAATTTTAGGGAACAATCCTACCACGtgtcaaaatacaaaataaaaataaaattgtttccCAAAgtcaaaattacttttttagcctacaacaatatttcaaaataaatattcttgattatgaaaattgtgactattcattaatgtatttatagttttaaaatatgtggATTTTATTGATTAACCAAATTAAGAGAGTTGAGCACAACATTGCACTCTaaactttatcatttttattgatAATCAAGAAATTATTGACTATCTACCATAGGGTCCGACCTCTATTCCTCGCCACTTGTTATTTGGAAACTTTTAATGAAGCTACAACTTGTTAGACTCATGTGTGCTCTTTTATGTATATAATCAATTCCCTCGAAAGCTAGTTAGCTCATGTAGCACAAAAGTAGAAATTAGTCAATTTTCTGCgtttaaaattaattcacattccaaaaattaacataaatggAGTACGGTCGCATAAGCTTTATAATGAgtccattgatttcattaatcatcaatatataaatttatgtcacttcacacaattattttgatttaaggAGCCTCAATATTGAGTGAAATGAAATTTGACTCTAATatcatgtgaaattaggtcttggACCTAACTTACACCctaaaagataattcaaagaggAAGGATtatcaaatcatataaaaagtacACTCATCTTATTAACCACCAATGCAGAGTTTTGTCATTCTCTTACACTATACTTGATCAACCAAACTTTTGATACTTTCGCTTTGATATAATGTTACATTTTGTCGAGTATATGCAATGCTAgacaaaatgtaaaataaaataatgtaatgcatactcttacaaaaaaaaaaaactcgagAATCCTAGTTGGACTATTTCAAATTCGCATAACATAAGACCCATTCGAGAAAATCTCTCCCTATCAAGAGTTATTCCATATCCTGTcgataaaaaaaacttatgacTCATGAAGAAATCCGCTGCACCATGTTAAGTCATGAAGAAATAATTTCATTCACCGCACCATATATTTCTTAATAAACATGATACATTAGTGGGACCAAACTGTGAAAGTTGAGTGACAAAAGGTTAAAAGGTGGAAACTAGGAGGAGATAGAATCTGAATCACTCAATTCTAATCAGCACgagtaaacaaaaaaaaaaaaagattgaatggtctaaactattcaaaaatatataggAGTAATTTGAACAAGAAAATGCTGCTAAAATTCTTGTGATCAGCAACAAGCAACAAGGAGGccatctttttttgttttaactttctttcaactgatgttgatgtgttaaaaaaaaaaaccttgttCAACTAATAGGAGCTTTCTTTCTATTGCTATGCTATTCGCAGGTTATTTCTTTAAATTCCCCCGTACTTTTCATTATTAATCTGttctttttttaacttaatataatattaaagatTTGAACACCCTTTTCCTTTTCTAGATAGTCTCTACGTGTATCAAAGTTAGTAAGGGAGCTTATTATAATCTAATTGACTATATATAGTAAGCTCCAATTCAATTACTTGAAGAAAGTGTGAAAAAGCATATTCATTTGGGGTGAGTTGAGTAATTGGCTTTGTGCTGTTGCTGATTTGAATTCTTGGTATTGGGAtactttttttagtttgttgatAAAGTTTCAATCTTTATGATTTTTGTGTGGTCATAACTGTATCTCATTGTGTATATTTGGTTTATCTCATTGTGCAGAAACTCAGAAATACAAGGTTTTTGGTTGTTGTTGATGAGTGAGTGCATTATACATCTGTTTGTGTAAGCCAAAGTCGGTTAACTTTCTTATTATGCGATTTTTATAATCGTTGATATTGTTTGAAATTAGTGGATAGACTCTAGTGGGTATCTACTAGGCTGAGGTGACAAGGTAACATAAAGGAAAGACAAAAACTTGGGAATTGTAGGTGTCTGTTGTTTCAGCATGTCTGTTGCTTTGTTGTGGGTTGTTTCTCCGAACTCCGAGGTCTCAAATGGGACAGGATTCTTGGATTCAGTCCGAGAAGGGAACCGGGGTTTGGAATCATCCAGGTTCCCATCTCGGGATAGGAATTCGATGTGGAAAGGAAGATTCAAGAAAGGTGGGAGACAGGGGTGGAATTTTGGGTCTTTAAATGCAGATTTGAGATATTCGTGTTTAGGAAGATCAAGAACTGAGAATGGAAGGAGTTTTTCTGTACAGTCCAGTTTGGTGGCTAGTCCAGCTGGAGAAATGGCTGTGTCATCAGAAAAAAAAGTGTATGAGGTG
This window of the Solanum pennellii chromosome 2, SPENNV200 genome carries:
- the LOC107008753 gene encoding uncharacterized protein LOC107008753 — encoded protein: MLRRRITSLLSSSSLQNVPIYGEPIKISQSIFTSSQKFPFLQFSQRPISSFGSLGCQFRRAYSLLSLNDLQDNKGARKQKTRKGRGIGSGKGKTAGRGHKGQKARGTYKFGFEGGQTPLRRRVPKRGFKNPFSLTFQPVGLGKIANLINAGKIDSSELITMKTLKDSGAIGKQIEDGARLMGRGAEQIQWPIHLEVSRVTARAKAAVEAAGGSVRRVHYNKLGLRALLKPEWFEKKGRLLPRPARPPPKLKDKVDSIGRLPAPTKPLPFEIEEAESMSAAPA
- the LOC107009137 gene encoding protein SET DOMAIN GROUP 40, producing MEEAEELNLKSFLKWAAELGISDSPSTCSTQSDSCLGNTLCVSNFPKAGGRGLAAVRDIKKGELILRVPKGALMTSQNLMMNDVAFSIAVKNHPSLSSTQILAVGLLNEANKGKSSRWWPYLKQFPRSYETLADFGKFEIQALQIDDAIWAAQKASRKAEQEWNEVTQLMHELKLKPQFLALKAWLWASGSISSRTMHIPWDEAGCLCPVGDFFNYAAPEEETSIYEDQGAGKPYFMQENSTLKSETELDSTTRLIDAGYEKDVSSYHFYARRNYRKGDQVLLSYGTYTNLELLQHYGFLLTENPNDKAFIPLEPDMYSLCSWDNESLYIHPDGKPSFALLSTLRFWAVPKTSRKSVVHLVYSGNRLSTESEVVAMRWLITKCRTTLEVLQTTAPEDCRLLNILYKFQDIHKFPEIKEIPPPLASELCAFIEKNKNVVSEGICSMSSVARRSIERWKLAILWRYLYKQILCSCIIHCSAVIYYLGVDR